One stretch of Asterias rubens chromosome 8, eAstRub1.3, whole genome shotgun sequence DNA includes these proteins:
- the LOC117293585 gene encoding inverted formin-2-like has translation MCESLPTSPNLYRKRQTEFESALAPHLRQRSGSVHKRWTRLLQQARRQNYKEARCGRADDDTEAIGGAPPVKSDEPEHYVNLLHSGSGAPSAQSFSRLKKKLTQCDSQWMLNFLELNGLGILFEALTSLSQPSTASIARAYAQVEVVESLKAVMNSPEGLDFIIDDQDFPRKLATALGTDNVTVKKQVFEILSALCTYNGDGYNRAIDALEHYKTCHNAFAVAMVHRDDTE, from the exons ATGTGCGAGTCTCTACCAACCTCACCGAATCTTTACCGCAAGAGACAGACAGAGTTTGAGTCCGCTTTGGCCCCGCACTTACGACAACGTAGTGGTAGTGTACATAAACGCTGGACGAGACTATTACAACAAGCGAGGCGCCAAAATTACAAAGAGGCACGATGTGGCAGGGCTGATGATGACACCGAGGCGATAGGGGGAGCACCCCCTGTCAAGAGCGACGAACCGGAACATTACGTGAACCTCTTGCACAGTGGTAGCGGTGCACCATCCGCGCAAAGTTTTTCCCGGTTGAAGAAGAAGCTCACGCAGTGCGATTCGCAATGGATGCTGAACTTTCTGGAACTAAACGGACTTGGAATACTCTTTGAGGCTCTGACGAGTCTGAGCCAACCGTCTACAGCTAGTATTGCCAGGGCTTATGCTCAGGTTGAGGTGGTGGAAAGCCTGAAAGCCGTGATGAACAGCCCGGAGGGACTGGACTTTATCATTGATGATCAGGACTTCCCCCGTAAATTGGCAACAG CGTTGGGCACGGACAATGTAACGGTGAAGAAACAAGTCTTCGAGATCCTTTCGGCTTTGTGTACGTACAATGGGGACGGATACAATAGAGCCATCGATGCTTTGGAGCATTATAAG ACATGCCATAACGCGTTTGCAGTTGCTATGGTGCATCGTGATGACACAGAGTGA